A genomic stretch from Empedobacter stercoris includes:
- the sufC gene encoding Fe-S cluster assembly ATPase SufC, producing MLLNIKNLHARIEEREILKGLNLQINPGEVHAIMGPNGAGKSTLSNVITGKEEYEVTDGEIEFKDESILELAPEERAQKGIFMSFQYPIEIPGVSVTNFIKTSINETRKAQGLEEMGASEMLKLIREKADLLGIKKDFLSRSLNEGFSGGEKKRNEIFQMLMLNPTLAILDETDSGLDIDALRIVADGVNEFKNENNGVLVITHYQRLLDYIVPDFVHVLADGKIIKSGGKELALALEEKGYDWVKEEAGI from the coding sequence ATGTTATTAAATATAAAAAACTTACACGCTCGTATTGAAGAGCGCGAAATTTTAAAAGGTTTAAACCTTCAAATTAATCCAGGTGAAGTTCATGCAATTATGGGACCTAACGGAGCTGGAAAATCAACTTTATCAAATGTAATTACAGGTAAAGAGGAATACGAAGTGACTGATGGTGAGATTGAATTTAAAGATGAATCTATCTTAGAGTTGGCTCCAGAAGAAAGAGCACAAAAAGGTATTTTCATGTCTTTTCAATATCCTATTGAAATTCCAGGTGTTTCTGTAACAAACTTCATCAAAACTTCGATCAACGAAACGCGTAAAGCGCAAGGATTAGAAGAAATGGGAGCTTCAGAAATGTTGAAATTAATTCGTGAGAAAGCAGATTTATTAGGAATCAAAAAAGATTTCTTATCTCGTTCTCTTAACGAAGGCTTCTCTGGAGGAGAGAAAAAGCGTAACGAAATTTTCCAAATGTTAATGTTAAACCCAACATTAGCAATCTTAGACGAAACAGATTCAGGTTTAGATATTGACGCTTTACGTATTGTTGCGGATGGTGTAAATGAATTTAAAAATGAAAACAATGGAGTGTTAGTAATTACACACTACCAACGTTTATTAGACTATATTGTTCCTGACTTTGTACACGTTTTAGCTGACGGAAAAATCATCAAATCTGGTGGTAAAGAATTAGCTTTAGCGTTAGAAGAAAAAGGTTACGACTGGGTTAAAGAAGAAGCAGGAATCTAA